The Borrelia duttonii Ly genomic sequence AATATAAAACAAAATTTCTAATTGACTAAAAACTTATCAAAAAGATCAAAAAATTGCTTAGAACTATCAACACTAAAATTAAAACTAAAGTCAACCTTATTCTTTCCATGACTACCACGTTCAACACACTCAACATTAAATTTAAGACCTTGAGTTCTTGACATGTCCCCAAGTTGTAAATGCTCTCCCAATGCAGGATCAAAATAAATATAAAATCCTGTAAGCTCTATTGAATCATCAAAAGGCAACAAATACTCTTTACCGGTTAATTCTAATGGAGCATCATAAAATCTCCACAAATTTTTGGTAGCAACTTCAATGCCATTAAAAGAAACCCTTAAAAGATCAAGAGCTTTTTTAGTCTTAATGTCAAAATTAAAAAGAATATAATTACCCTTATATTTATCACTTACATAAGGATATACAACATGAACACCACCTAAATCATTCCCTAAAACCATCTCTACCTTAACAGTGCTATCATCAACATTATGATGAATAGTAATTTTCTCTGAAGCGGATAAACGTGAACAACTAAAAACAAATGTTGTTAACATCAAAATAATATTTAATATCATAAATTATCTGCCCTCCATTATAAAATAGCGATTAAACTTTTACAATATTTTTAAATCCCAAAAAATAAATAGATAATATATAAAATAGATAGGATTATTATACGTATTAACTTATTATACTATGACTAATAGTACGTCATAATTAACATTATAACAATCAAGATGATAAAATTTTAAACTTATGCGATAATAAACACTTATGAAAAACAAATCAATTTAATAAAGGAAATACTTTATGCATACAAAAACATTATTACCAATAATTACCACTATGTTCTTCATTCAATGCAATAACGCAACAGATGAACAAATACAATATAAAATAAAAATACCAAAAGAGTCTAATACTATACATGATGAACTTTTAAGCAACATTAACAATCTCACTTCAAACACAAGCAATAAACAAATAAACTCTAAATCAATATTAACACAACTTATTCAAGAACCATATGAAACATTGGAAGGAAATAAATTAATTACAATTTCTCTTCTCTTCTTAAGTACAAAAAAACTCACAGTAACATGGATTAAAAATAAAGCCATAAGTATTAAAGGAGAAGATGGGCAACCTTTAAATGAACTTATCAATAAAATAAAATATTCCTATTCAATATCACCTATTCAAGAAGATGGAAAATTAAGTAGTAATATTATGCCTATTGTTCTATTTGAAACAACACAAAATGGTCAGGATCTAGAAGTTACAAGTTTTACTTTAACAGATGAACCAAATTTAGACTTTAATAAAAGACAATATTCAGCACTAACTTCTCTTTTCTACACGCCACCAAAAACTGAAACATCACAAGAGAGTGGATATGTTAATGCACATCCATTCTGGATAGCAAATAAAAATAACGAAGTAATAAAAGCACTAACAAAAAATCAATCAATCAAAGCTAAAATAAAAGTTTACAATAAAAATAGTAAAGTCACTACAGAATACAATATAATGCTAGAAAGCCATTATCTGTCTCAATTAATAAAAGATACACTTCAAAAATATCCAGAAATAAATACTATTGCTCCGAAATTTAAACTTTTATAAAGTTTTAAAAAATTTTCAAAAAACAAATATTATATAAAATGATTACATAAATAATATTGAACGTATAAATAATAATATTATTTATACGTATTAATTTTTATCTACTATTACATAATTACCAATATCATAATAAATTACAACATTAATAATTACTAAGGTGATAAAATTTTAAACTTATGCGATAATGAAAACTCATGAAAAATCAATTCGTTTGATGGATGACATGAAGTAATTTATAAATAAAAACTAAGGAGAAAAACCTTATGAACACAAAAATTTTATTATCAATACCTACAGTTGTAATTTGCACTCAATGCAATAATACAACAAATGAAAAATTACAATATGAGGAGAATTTATCAAGAGAAATTATTAGTAGACGTAAAGAATACATTGAAAAATTTGAAGACCTTCAAAGTAGAACAACAAATCCCACAGAAGAATTAAATAAAACTCTCAAAGAACCATATGAAACAATTGAGGGAAATAAATCAATTACAATTCCTATCCTTTTCATGCATAAAACAATAAATATAACGTGGATTAAAAACAAAGCATTAACTATTAACGGACTAGACAGCAAACCCATAAGCGAACTTCAAAATAAAATAAGATATTCTTATTCAATATCACCTATTTACGAAAATGGAGCATTAAGTAATAAAATTATGCCTATTGTTCTATTTGAAACAACACAAAATGGGCAAGATTTTGAGGTTACAAGCTTCACTTTAATAGATGCACCAAATTTAGACTTTAATACAAGAAAATATTCAGCAGTATCTTCTCTTTTCTACACGCCACCAAAAACTGAAAAATCACAAGAGAGTGGATATGTTAATGCATATCCATTCTGGATAGCAAATAAAAATAATGAAGTAATAAAAGCACTAACACAAAATAGATTAATTAGAGCTAAAATAAAAGTTAAAAATCCTAAAACTAGATTTGCTGAGGAATACGATATAGAACTAGACACACAGTATCTGATATTACTAATAACAGACGTACTACAAAAGAATCCAGGGTTAAGCAAAGTAGCGCCTAGTTTTAACCTTAAGTGAATTAAAAAGTCAATCATTAAATTAATTATTTAAAAACAAGATTCTACACTACAGCTTAAGCAAACAATAGTGTAGGATCTTGTATCATAATAACGTTATAGCATTAACTTAATCATAAAACAAAGTTACCTTTCGCTTAAATCATTATAATTTAAGAACAAAGCAAAATCTTTTAAACCCTTCAAACATCCTTAATTAATTTATAAGTCTACAACAAACACAACAAACAAAAATCTTAAATAAGATATATGCATCTACCTCAACACAAGTCAAGAAGTTAATTCTCAAAATGTCCAAGATTAACATCATAGTCCCTACTCCCTTAAGTACTTAGGTTTTTTCACATAATGTGAAAAGGAAATAAAAGATTAGATTATACCTGCACATTTCTTAACCCATGCATTATCTTATTTTCTCTAAAGAAGCATATAGCAATATTCAAATAAAACAAGTATTACTGAAAATAAAAACAATAAAAATTAAACAAATATACCTAACCAACTATATCAAATATCAATGGCTTGTACTTTTTAGTCAAAAATGATAACATGAATTATAAAATAACATTACCGTCAAAATCGGTAAAAGGAGAATGTTTAATGAAAAAAATTATTTTAAGCGCCTTCGTGGCATTATTCACTTTTATAAGTTGTGGTGACAAAAAAGTAGACCCATCAAAATACGGCACAGGAACAGGTACTAATTATGTTAAGTTTATACAAGATCCAGACAAAGTAGTAGCTCTTGCTAAAAACTTTAATGATATTAAAGATGCATTGCCTAAAGAAACAACAGGTAAACCTTACAAAGAAGCAAACTTAACTGCAGCATTTACTGCTATTTCTACACATGAAACTAAATTCTTAAAAGCATTAGCTCTAGAAAAAGCAAGGAAAAGTGCAAAAGAAAATGAAAATGCAAACTCAACAGAAATAGACAAAGAATTTGAAACATACTTGACAGAGAATTTAAAGTTTGCGAAAGGTGGTGAGACTGTAGATGGAAGTTACGCAAGTATCATGAAAAAATTTACAGATGAATTAGTAAAATAAAATTCTAAGCAAAGTTTTTGCTTTACAAATAAATTAATAATTTATTTGTAACAAAATATAATCTATAACACTTCAGATAGATTAATAACAGATGTACTACCAGTAGTACATCTGATTTATTTTAAACTCTATTGACACACTTAAATATATTAATAATATTCATAAAACTTAAACAATTATTAACAATTAAAAATATAATAAAAATATAGAAATCTTAAAAAGACTGAACTATAATGTTATAGGTTGTGTTCACAATGGTTATTCCATTAAATTACTTTAAATAATAAAAGCTAAAGTCATTGTACTCTAGCTTTTATTTTAATGTTTTTACATTGCTTCACATAATACTTAATTGTATATAACATATAATACAAATATTAAATATATCTGCTCATACTAAAATGCTTAATTTTATCATGATATTTAAGACTTAAGAGCAAATAACAAGCACTAAGTGCATCAAGAGCATCATCTCTGCATCTAGAGAGGCCATTATAACTATAAATATCATTTATTACATTTTTATCTGTTATTTTTAAAAACTCGATACTACGGGCATTAAATAAGGGTATGAGAGTACATATTCTTACAAATTTATTACTTAAAGGTTTAACGGCTGATATTTTAAAATAATGATTCATATTTCGTCTTAAAGACGTCATAATTTTTGTTAAAAATCCATACCCATCAGTATTATCCCTATCTTCAATATAAAGGGTATTGATATTAAAATCCTCTGCAAACACACTAATTGCATGAAGAATTGATTCATCACTTATTGGCTTTTTATCTTGATAAATATAAGCATAATATTTATCACCCATCTTCTCAAACACACAAATAGCAGTATTATCCATACCAACAGAAAATGCAGGATCAATATACATAATTGGACTTTTAAATGTATATTCACAATTTAAAATTACTTCATTAAAACATGAATCAATACTGGCAGTCCATTCCCCAAGAAGCACACGAGCCTTATATGCGGACAAATTTTTATAAATTGCCTCTTGTGTTTTAATA encodes the following:
- a CDS encoding S2/P23 family protein; the encoded protein is MHTKTLLPIITTMFFIQCNNATDEQIQYKIKIPKESNTIHDELLSNINNLTSNTSNKQINSKSILTQLIQEPYETLEGNKLITISLLFLSTKKLTVTWIKNKAISIKGEDGQPLNELINKIKYSYSISPIQEDGKLSSNIMPIVLFETTQNGQDLEVTSFTLTDEPNLDFNKRQYSALTSLFYTPPKTETSQESGYVNAHPFWIANKNNEVIKALTKNQSIKAKIKVYNKNSKVTTEYNIMLESHYLSQLIKDTLQKYPEINTIAPKFKLL
- a CDS encoding S2/P23 family protein; this encodes MNTKILLSIPTVVICTQCNNTTNEKLQYEENLSREIISRRKEYIEKFEDLQSRTTNPTEELNKTLKEPYETIEGNKSITIPILFMHKTINITWIKNKALTINGLDSKPISELQNKIRYSYSISPIYENGALSNKIMPIVLFETTQNGQDFEVTSFTLIDAPNLDFNTRKYSAVSSLFYTPPKTEKSQESGYVNAYPFWIANKNNEVIKALTQNRLIRAKIKVKNPKTRFAEEYDIELDTQYLILLITDVLQKNPGLSKVAPSFNLK